The proteins below come from a single Micromonas commoda chromosome 8, complete sequence genomic window:
- a CDS encoding predicted protein, whose translation MMTEIELNSPGVRGEPGTDEEKVQIVDRGACRCSNMCWSTRDGIGKALVDAACKAAVYQTGMKPFANPKAQVGPLSAELVEKLEQGVKPDTILSNLSANINEWTAGKRGMFTLNFWQEDSIASLQADVARGDGWAAADVSRAARTLLLAYDKRGLAHCEEAFASPEELLAHKEGCAFRPVECQNHGCVQVVGANSAGAHDASCPHKLLVCPQGCGADVKRAALRDHMATECDMKPAVCPYKELGCDGSVTAGSVDAHCRECAGTHLKLVVDWVGRLSTEAVATEARVRDIKLLLQGVVPKVEETAAEVVAGGEARGKLAGEVRELRASLNGMAKAVTALEGEMKTQKSDMKLAIKTMDRLARAQEDMVKRVPMLSGKS comes from the coding sequence ATGATGACAGAGATTGAGTTGAACAGTCCCGGGGTTAGGGGCGAGCCCGGAACCGATGAAGAGAAAGTTCAGATCGTAGATCGCGGCGCGTGTAGATGCTCCAACATGTGCTGGTCCACTCGTGACGGAATTGGGAAGGCTCTCGTGGACGCAGCTTGCAAGGCCGCGGTGTATCAGACGGGTATGAAGCCGTTCGCTAACCCCAAGGCCCAGGTTGGTCCCCTATccgcggagctcgtggaGAAGCTCGAGCAGGGCGTCAAACCCGACACCATCCTCAGCAATCTGTCCGCGAACATCAACGAGTGGACGGCAGGGAAGCGCGGAATGTTCACCCTCAACTTTTGGCAGGAGGATTCGATCGCCTCCCTTcaggcggacgtcgcgcgaggcgacggttgggccgccgccgacgtcagcagggcggcgcgaacccttCTTTTGGCGTACGACAAGCGCGGGCTCGCGCACTGCGAGGAAGCCTTCGCGAGTCCGGAGGAGCTTTTGGCGCACAAGGAAGGATGCGCGTTTCGACCAGTGGAGTGCCAAAACCACGGATGCGTGCAGGTTGTCGGCGCCAactccgcgggggcgcacgacgcgtcgTGCCCCCACAAGCTGCTCGTGTGTCCCCAGGGatgcggcgcggacgtcaaacgcgcggcgctgagggatCACATGGCGACCGAGTGCGACATGAAACCCGCCGTCTGCCCGTACAAGGAGCTCGGGTGCGATGGATCCGTTACCGCCGGGAGCGTCGATGCGCATTGCAGGGAATGCGCCGGGACGCACCTCAAGCTCGTGGTGGACTGGGTGGGCCGGCTCTCCAcggaggcggtcgcgacggaggcgcgggtcCGGGACATCAAGCTGCTCCTTCAGGGCGTCGTGCCGAAGGTCGaggagaccgccgccgaggttgtcGCCGGCGGTGAGGCCCGAGGCAAACTCGCCGGGGAGGTGCGGGAGCTTCGCGCGAGTTTGAACGGGATGGCGAAGGCGGTGACCGCGCTGGAGGGGGAGATGAAGACGCAAAAGTCGGACATGAAGCTCGCGATCAAGACGATGGACaggctggcgcgggcgcAGGAGGACATGGTGAAGCGGGTTCCCATGCTGAGCGGCAAGAGTTGA
- a CDS encoding predicted protein, translating to MEALGVGLGLRVQTRARPRPRRVVVRVTASGNAGGGSKRKGKKQGGAFSTVEAAVSFLAQLLSAGDMFGTTGSSFKDDARFDRTDDGADKKVELRGWKWIKISGKARTSTRVATVGEAPLDVYLQLPPEEYSLLDPQFVKRESPSTFRFTVPMREVIKKDKSYGGPGEILKELTPTILFTTEVDTARQRVQLKGDGAALGQADLDTRFDLELKNVLTWEAMYESAPEADDDAGRIGVVVMDDDEDEDEDEDESRRSSSGLKGKEIIVAEYTDLDAKDRGAADMRRRAPCPPGWELRCDTRLSMRVQVPRPLSVAPSFLLGGAFSIIASAVMAAILPKFAEFVAADYARWARGEDRSAPVGSFGEEKKGEEDDAGDGVVQF from the coding sequence ATGGAGGCCCTCGGCGTGGGCTTGGGGTTGCGGGTCCAAACCCGGGCGaggccgcgtcctcgtcgtgtCGTCGTTCGTGTCACGGCGAGCGGCAACGCGGGGGGCGGATCTAAGAGGAAGGGTAAGAAGCAGGGGGGCGCGTTCTCcaccgtcgaggcggcggtgtcaTTCCTCGCGCAGCTGCTGAGCGCGGGCGACATGTTCGGGACGACGGGGTCGTCGTtcaaggacgacgcgcgtttCGACCggacggacgacggcgcggacaaGAAGGTGGAGCTGCGCGGGTGGAAGTGGATCAAAATATCGGGCaaggcgaggacgtcgacgcgcgtcgcgacggtgggcGAAGCGCCGCTGGACGTTTATCTGCAGCTCCCGCCCGAGGAGTACTCGCTCCTGGATCCGCAGTTCGTGAAGAGGGAGAGCCCGAGCACGTTCCGGTTCACCGTGCCCATGCGTGAGGTCATCAAGAAGGACAAGTCGTACGGGGGACCGGGGGAGATCCTCAAGGAGCTCACGCCCACGATCCTGTTCACCACCGAGGTTGACACGGCGAGGCAAAGAGTTCAACTCAAgggagacggcgccgccctcggacAGGCGGACCTCGACACGAGGTTCGACCTCGAGTTGAAAAACGTGCTGACGTGGGAGGCGATGTACGAGAGCGCGCCAGAAgcggacgatgacgcggGACGGATAGGTGTCGTGGTGatggatgacgacgaggatgaggatgaggatgaggatgagtCCAGGCGGAGCTCGTCTGGACTGAAGGGAAAGGAGATCATAGTGGCTGAGTACACGGACTTGGACGCGaaggaccgcggcgccgcggacatgcgacgacgtgcgcccTGTCCGCCGGGTTGGGAGCTTCGATGCGACACGAGGCTGAGCATGAGAGTGCAGGTGCCCAGACCTCTGTCGGTGGCTCCCTCATTTCTCCTCGGGGGCGCCTTCTCcatcatcgcgtcggcggtgatggCCGCCATTCTGCCCAAGTTTGCGGAGTTCGTAGCCGCTGACTACGCCAGGTGGGCCAGGGGCGAGGACAGGAGCGCGCCCGTGGGCAGCTTCggggaggagaagaagggtgaggaggatgacgccggcgacggcgttgtCCAGTTTTGA
- a CDS encoding predicted protein produces the protein MRACYEVVERMGRGAVYLGSARVPEDHPHFQHAKELARDVALAHDCTTWSGLGAGMMEAVTQGGMAAGKPVAGFMILLEAGGQRQASRKHPYLPDENYLTTSFFSARKHGLVDAGVRNTPDDRTAFFALPGGVGTLDEIFEVLALLQLRRIGSAHPVPFVVMNYDGCYDGLLQFLERDMVRYGSLREHELEPHWRACRTNEEALAYLHEFYSAQRT, from the coding sequence ATGCGTGCGTGCTACGAGGTGGTCGAGCGCATGGGCAGGGGCGCCGTCTACCTaggctccgcgcgcgtccccgaggACCACCCGCACTTTCAGcacgcgaaggagctcgccaGGGATGTGGCGTTGGCGCACGACTGCACGACGTGGTCAGGCCTGGGAGCGGGTATGATGGAGGCTGTGACGCAGGGCGGCATGGCGGCGGGCAAGCCCGTGGCGGGGTTCATGATCCTCCTGGAGGCCGGCGGGCAGCGGCAGGCCAGTCGCAAGCATCCCTACCTCCCCGACGAGAACTACCTGACCACGTCGTTCTTCTCGGCGAGGAAGCACGGtctcgtggacgcgggcgtgaGGAACACGCCGGACGATCGCACGGCGTTCTTCGCGCTCCCGGGGGGCGTGGGCACCCTGGACGAGATAttcgaggtgctcgcgctgctgcagCTCAGACGCATCGGCAGCGCGCACCCGGTGCCGTTCGTGGTGATGAACTACGACGGGTGCTACGACGGCCTGTTGCAATTCTTGGAGCGCGACATGGTTCGGTACGGAAGCCTGAGGGAACACGAGCTGGAGCCGCACTGGCGCGCGTGTCGCACcaacgaggaggcgctcgcgtacCTTCACGAGTTCTACTCGGCGCAACGAACGTGA
- a CDS encoding predicted protein: MLSVASKGEACRYCFDEGDEPLVKPCECRGSSAFVHRSCLLRWQSQQMLSVASKGESPAVALSCLVCRSRYTTEPPTPGSLLELVRGTGGAALAALLHPGTFLVSRERALPDAATLASAPNWLRWIIEHKHRHWVKSVYLLTRVEARPDSENGDVLIGVNVTRAKRSGAGSDDEDAPPDDDDDDDDDDDESSDDDEGDDEGDDAGDSRPRMRRRLVAGSSSSSSSAPTAENAALVIQRTWRRCRERHDERAASAASDDDSDDDSDFLESLNHDSDFLESLTRTYVGGPVHPRRRIILFVSPTGANALSPTGDALCEVPLDRTCHPGSRARAFAYHPTATDSDEYVDEIAGEAAAAALAESEEEDAAFNADGFFVPRVHVFEGHAKWSRTQLMNEIARGDWGLCPATPEDLTSRWAETGSAYWDGLRASGRPVFASPT; this comes from the coding sequence ATGCTGAGCGTCGCTTCCAAGGGGGAGGCGTGCCGATATTGCTTCGAtgagggcgacgagccgctCGTGAAGCCCTGCGAGTGCAGGGGCAGCTCGGCGTTCGTGCATCGCAGCTGCCTGCTGAGGTGGCAGTCGCAACAGATGCTGAGCGTCGCTTCCAAGGGGGAGTCGCCAGCTGTGGCGCTGTCGTGCCTCGTGTGCAGAAGCAGGTACACAACCGAGCCTCCCACCCCGGGGTCCCTCCTTGAGCTGGTCaggggcaccggcggcgcggcgctcgccgccctgctCCACCCCGGGACGTTTCTCGTTTCGAGGGAAAGAGCGCTGCCGGATGCGGccaccctcgcgagcgcgccgaatTGGTTGAGGTGGATCATCGAGCACAAGCACCGGCACTGGGTCAAGTCGGTGTACCTCCTTACACGCGTGGAGGCTAGGCCGGATTCGGAGAACGGCGACGTGCTGATTGGCGTGAACGTGACGCGCGCCAAGaggtcgggcgcggggagcgacgacgaggacgcgccgcccgacgacgacgacgacgacgacgacgacgacgacgaatcatcggacgacgacgagggcgacgacgagggcgacgacgcgggcgactcTCGCCCGCGCATGCGGAGGAGGCTGGTCGCCGGgtcctcctcatcgtcgagctccgcgccgacggctgaGAACGCTGCGCTCGTGATACAACGCacgtggcggcggtgccgagagaggcacgacgagcgcgccgcctccgccgcctccgatgACGACTCTGATGACGACTCCGACTTCTTAGAGTCTCTCAACCACGACTCCGACTTCTTAGAGTCTCTCACCCGGACGTACGTCGGCGGCCCCGTGCACCCGAGAAGAAGGATAATACTTTTCGTCTCCCCGACTGGCGCAAACGCGCTCTCCCcgacgggcgacgccctATGCGAGGTTCCGCTGGACCGAACGTGTCACCCGGGTtcacgcgcgagggcgttcgCGTACCACCCGACGGCGACCGACTCGGATGAGTACGTGGACGAgatcgcgggcgaggcggcggcggcggcgctcgccgagtcggaggaggaggacgccgcttTCAACGCCGATGGATTCTTCGTTCCCCGCGTGCACGTGTTTGAGGGCCACGCGAAGTGGTCGAGGACGCAGCTGATGAACGAGATCGCGAGGGGGGACTGGGGGCTGTGTCCGGCGACTCCGGAGGATCTAACGTCGAGGTGGGCGGAGACGGGGTCGGCGTACTGGGACGGGCTGCGGGCGTCGGGTCGACCGGTGTTTGCCTCCCCGACGTGA
- a CDS encoding predicted protein gives MEVDSTLPGGAIKVEWPRSGEGNVLRLEEAYQGRAMFVKVKCLVGDAPSELSHHPELRLRFPPRPGNGAPLIANGVSIQARDDVEVLLKRDRAGCYVSMDELVLFESIRFEISCEKERWATGRVVRNDAEGDFVADDGAWSLELNPSGSALGSTAAQWGRACVDLDASPGAAEDAFAMRSQTIHSGLSSALGAGAHDGGCALGLELCLVGTCDGRHTCMTRESALQWWKVTSPRSFVQRPSLDAIVELHDWPETGSDDEDGSGESAPSDVDDIDIHATSDIDPNRASTQTCSPSNGNGVGVLDANGEPTDAFDGARAPLRTAPWSLVPWKGEMSLFDRAELLRNVRKKYEDLMHEYHSTNTEDKTGASNDLFTGELTWFSAGIRIGVGLGLGVCLGLGLGLGVLVNGYKVSRDRLSNMKQALRLGYRR, from the exons atgGAAGTCGACTCGACCCTCCCCGGCGGTGCGATAAAGGTGGAGTGGCCCAGGAGCGGAGAGGGCAACGTGCTccggctcgaggaggcgtacCAGGGGCGCGCGATGTTCGTGAAAGTGAAGTGCCTCGTCGGAGACGCTCCGTCCGAGCTCTCGCACCACCCCGAGCTGCGCCTCCGCTTCCCGCCGAGGCCCGGCAACGGCGCCCCTCTTATCGCGAACGGGGTGAGCATTCAG gcgcgcgatgacgtggAGGTTCTCCTGAAGAGGGACAGGGCGGGCTGCTACGTCTCCATGGACGAGTTGGTTCTGTTCGAGTCGATACGTTTTGAGATTTCGTGCGAGAAGGAGCGTTGGGCCACCGGCAGGGTGGTGCgcaacgacgccgagggcgatttcgtcgccgacgacggggcgtgGTCCCTCGAGCTGAACCCCTCGGGTTCCGCGTTGggttccaccgccgcgcaaTGGGGTCGCGCCtgcgtcgacctcgacgcgtcgcccggagCCGCCGAAGATGCATTCGCGATGAGATCCCAAACGATCCACTCGGGTctctcctcggcgctcggcgcgggtgcaCACGACGGGGGATGCGCACTGGGTCTGGAGCTGTGCCTGGTGGGGACGTGCGACGGGAGGCACACGTGCATGACTCGGGAGAGCGCGCTGCAGTGGTGGAAGGTGACGAGCCCGCGATCCTTCGTCCAGCGGCCcagcctcgacgccatcgtggaGCTGCACGACTGGCCCGAGACtggcagcgacgacgaggacggaaGCGGGGAGTCTGCGCCcagcgacgtggacgacatCGACATTCACGCCACGTCCGACATCGACCCAAACCGTGCATCGACTCAAACGTGCTCCCCTTCGAACGGCAACGGCGTCGGTGTCCTCGACGCAAACGGCGAACCAACCGACGCGTTTGACGGCGCGAGGGCTCCACTTcgaacggcgccgtggaGTCTGGTGCCGTGGAAAGGGGAGATGAGCCTCTTCGACCGCGCGGAGCTGCTGCGGAACGTTCGCAAGAAGTACGAGGATCTCATGCACGAGTACCACTCCACGAACACGGAGGACAAGACGGGCGCTTCGAACGATCTGTTCACCGGCGAGCTCACCTGGTTCAGCGCCGGGATCAGGatcggcgtcgggctcgggttGGGGGTCTGCCTGGGCCTGGGTCTCGGGCTCGGAGTGCTGGTTAACGGGTACAAGGTGAGCCGGGACCGTCTGAGCAACATGAAACAGGCGCTGAGGCTGGGGTACAGGAGGTGA
- a CDS encoding predicted protein — protein MSMEALVAALQDPETRENALLDLSKKRDMFTDLAPILWHSFGVIPALVQEIVSIYPLLSPPSLTNHASNRVCNALALLQCVASHPDTRAFFLNAHIPLFLYPFLNTVSKTRPFEYLRLTSLGVIGALVKVDDTDVINFLLSTEIIPLCLRTMELGSELSKTVATFIVQKILSDEVGLNYICATAERCYAVGTVLGGMVTMLAEQPSVRLLKHIIRCYLRLSDNPRARECLRQCFPDQLRDPNFTACLKDDVATQKWLMQLLMQLGSN, from the coding sequence ATGTCCATGGAGgctctcgtcgcggcgctccaagatccggagacgcgcgagaaTGCGCTGCTGGACCTGAGCAAGAAGAGGGACATGTTCACGGACTTGGCGCCCATCTTGTGGCACTCCTTCGGCGTCATCCCCGCGCTGGTCCAGGAGATCGTGTCCATCTATCCCCtgctctcgccgccgtcgctcacgAACCACGCGTCCAACAGGGTGTgcaacgcgctcgcgctcctgcagtgcgtcgcgtcgcacccAGACACCCGCGCGTTCTTTCTCAACGCGCACATCCCCCTGTTCCTGTACCCTTTCCTGAACACGGTGAGCAAAACGAGGCCGTTCGAGTACCTCCGGCTCACGTCCCTGGGCGTCATAGGCGCGCTGGTCAAGGTTGACGACACCGACGTGATCAACTTTTTGCTCTCCACGGAGATCATCCCGCTGTGCCTGAGGACCATGGAGCTCGGGAGCGAGCTGTCCAAGACGGTCGCCACGTTCATCGTGCAGAAGATTCTGAGCGATGAGGTCGGATTGAACTACATatgcgccaccgccgaacGATGCTACGCCGTGGGCACTGTGCTGGGCGGGATGGTCACCATGCTCGCGGAACAGCCGTCGGTGAGGCTCCTGAAGCACATCATCAGGTGCTACTTGCGACTGTCTGAcaacccgcgggcgcgggagtgCCTCCGCCAGTGCTTCCCGGATCAGCTGCGGGACCCGAACTTCACCGCCTGTCTCAAGGACGATGTGGCGACGCAGAAGTGGCTGATGCAGCTCCTCATGCAGCTGGGTTCAAACTAA
- a CDS encoding predicted protein — translation MDPPSSGAAVGLTSNPTQGTCHKCAAPLGRGNRATARCPRCGLTYHTTDCGQRYANTGLDKKVSLEDCPKCTKLCLCANGPVLCHAGRLKFRRKAGNVDVGRGVGTAAGTAAAAAKGPSGSGLGSPVLGTGDAGMNTAGLRALGGIGGLGVLANLGGNGGMNTAGLGLNPSMYRLGQQQQQQQQQQQQQQQQQQLDNSVMTILLSLNAQLQAENASLRQTLEELTLKVGTQIVVCKQCHTPARLADLLSATMGGGQQTAQMDALRRASLQQAQLAAAMSGGSFAGVGGSSGAGLSAQSWLGAGLLGAGNGLPGVAGLAGGVRAGDGGVMGGRFGAGHAINDPKASLGGLSRLEALSKIQAQANSAQNRARPGDVNGLKRPAEGEAGPAGEETVGTQELPEMKKLRESGPDEQPAEDSILPLGRDV, via the exons ATGgacccgccgagctcgggggcggcggtcggaCTGACGTCGAACCCGACGCAAGGAACGTGCCATAAGTGCGCGGCACCGCTTGGCAGGGGTAACCGCGCGACCGCTAGATGTCCGAGGTGCGGCCTGACGTACCACACCACCGACTGCGGCCAGCGCTACGCAAACACGGGGCTCGACAAGAAAGTGAGCCTGGAAGATTGCCCGAAG TGCACCAAGCTGTGCCTCTGCGCGAACGGTCCCGTGTTGTGCCACGCCGGCAGGCTCAAGTTCAGAAGGAAGGCTGGgaacgtcgacgtcggcagGGGCGTGGGTACGGCTGCGggtaccgccgccgccgccgcgaaagGGCCCAGCGGGTCGGGTCTGGGCTCCCCCGTCCTCGGCACGGGTGACGCGGGCATGAACACGGCGGGACTCAGGGCCCTCGGAGGGATCGGGGGACTCGGCGTgctcgccaacctcggaGGGAACGGAGGAATGAACACCGCGGGCTTGGGGCTCAATCCATCCATGTACAGGCTCGgtcagcagcagcagcagcagcagcaacaacagcagcagcagcaacaacaacaacagtTGGACAACTCGGTGATGACGATCCTGCTGTCGCTCAACGCTCAGCTCCAGGCGGAGAACGCCAGCCTCAGGCAGACACTCGAGGAACTGACCTTGAAAGTCGGGACGCAGATCGTGGTGTGCAAACAGTGTcacacccccgcgcgcctcgccgacctCTTGAGCGCCACGATGGGCGGTGGACAACAAACCGCGCAGATGGACGCGTTGCGACGAGCCAGTCTGCAGCAagcgcagctcgcggcggcgatgtccggCGGGAGTTTCGCGGGAGTGGGCGGTTCGTCCGGAGCCGGTTTGAGCGCTCAAAGTTGGCTGGGCGCGGGGCTGCTGGGCGCGGGCAATGGACtgccgggcgtcgcggggctcgcggggggcgtgagggcaggcgacggcggcgtgatgGGCGGGAGGTTCGGTGCCGGTCACGCGATCAACGATCCGAAGGCTTCGCTCGGCGGGCTCTCCAGGCTGGAGGCTCTTTCCAAAATTCAGGCGCAGGCCAACTCCGCGCAGAACAGAGCAAgacccggcgacgtcaacgGTTTGAAACGGCCGGCTGAGGGTGAAGCGGGGCCCGCAGGAGAAGAGACTGTCGGTACGCAAGAATTACCAGAGATGAAGAAGTTGAGGGAATCCGGGCCGGATGAACAGCCCGCGGAGGACTCGATCTTACCGTTGGGGCGGGACGTGTAG
- a CDS encoding predicted protein, which produces MDEEPERSLLKFRLDHEKGLGPEGRTLHFVERLQIWTKLRPGVKKFLRQVASMFEVHVITMGTQSYADEMRQLIDPGRQHIKGSVIGLGQMDEFGELQPADKKRLDGELSGLDSIAVVLDDHVGVWPDHEENLIEIDRYLYFPSALKQFGVWRNGASLLEKKVDEIADRSTLAAAFEVLRRVHQDFFAERAGHLALANKKAKDAAMAELARVTVPEILALEKKKVLAGTGLVFSGVFPLDAPPHEQKMWRLAEQFGARCETQPGPNTSHVVAKTWGTGKCQWAKENGRHVVSPDWLFCSAFLWSKADERAFNPPDHRK; this is translated from the exons ATGGACGAAGAGCCGGAGAGGAGTTTGCTCAAGTTCAGGCTTGATCACGAGAAGGGACTGGGCCCGGAGGGTAGGACCCTGCACTTTGTGGAGAGGCTTCAGATTTGGACGAAGCTGAGGCCCGGGGTTAAGAAATTCCTGCGGCAGGTTGCGTCCATGTTTGAGGTCCATGTCATCACCATGGGCACCCAGTCGTACGCCGACGAGATGCGACAGCTGATCGACCCCGGCAGGCAGCACATCAAAGGATCCGTGATTGGGCTCGGACAGATGGACGAGTTTGGCGAGTTGCAGCCCGCCGACAAGAAGCGACTGGACGGCGAGCTCTCCGGCCTTGATTCCATCGCCGTGGTGCTCGATGATCACGTCGGAGTGTGGCCGGATCACGAGGAAAACCTCATCGAGATCGATCGGTACCTCTACTTCCCGTCGGCGCTGAAGCAGTTCGGGGTTTGGCGGAATGGGGCGTCCCTGCTGGAGAAGAAGGTTGACGAGATTGCAGATCGGAGCACGCTCGCCGCTGCGTTTGAGGTTTTGCGGCGGGTGCACCAGGACTTCTTCGCCGAGAGGGCCGggcacctcgcgctcgcgaacaAAAAGGCGAAGGAtgccgcgatggcggagctCGCCCGGG TGACCGTCCCGGAGATactcgcgctcgagaagaAAAAGGTTCTCGCGGGAACCGGGCTGGTCTTCTCCGGCGTGTTCCCGCTGGACGCCCCTCCGCACGAGCAAAAGATGTGGCGACTAGCGGAGCAGTTTGGCGCCAGGTGCGAGACGCAACCTGGTCCAAACACATCACACGTGGTGGCGAAGACCTGGGGTACGGGGAAGTGCCAGTGGGCAAAGGAGAACGGCAGGCACGTGGTTTCCCCGGATTGGTTGTTCTGCTCCGCCTTCTTGTGGTCGAAAGCTGACGAGCGCGCATTTAACCCACCGGACCACCGCAAATGA
- a CDS encoding predicted protein, with the protein MGADDVSNPLAPDYANPVPEKPKPKSNADFRKLLMTPRAVGGGGRGGNRGEFQRPKPKFKPKPRPKPVEDEPEGPTYRDRAKERREEANPDYVGDQALFPGAVPGKVPGYAPPGAQDELRQLSIEESKYLGGDMEHTHLVKGLDFALLRKVRAEMKEKEKDDAHAEREKPEDKVSGEEKIPGEKKSEPPKPEDDGRRFDEDGRELVFHSDMARNLYDWVIESSKVPDPKDVHPDFASGRLAYRFNLDDPDKPPEAFLKPESEAVRPPYVPPPKDLGPIVPNEKFASGRLAFRFDLDDPTDTVTTVMRPMSEPPSHRMFGPDYQFVSEKDKELLLDVAKIFKKHVDAGTWPIPDENSKGKDKKSKKKAAREAEAAAAAARARELAEEEERARKLATEPDSDEDIFGDAGKDYEPTVTSLAQEGDKNKASIFGEDEPTHDGFSGRKTYKKEEAKKADGPVIEDVYGLAGPLPAPPAPDFRSIDPWKEYYARYVAAGTVTREGAERWDPNAASEYLQTIPDFALAISAHSVKLQEREEAAEAAREKERGILTKEKVKLRPSGDKPMDAAAAKAELERRAEMSLAADDGYGECYAGGFGDYGANAYESDDEADGRKKKEAEDAADGGADTKGPKPGGKAGRAGPGAKGGKPDLKALERERDQKINSELGSLHKMMKEKYGDKVDVAFGEGKGGGEGGGGGKRAGEEEDGEGGGGGRKKRMKL; encoded by the exons atgggGGCGGACGATGTGTCCAATCCGCTGGCGCCGGATTATGCCAATCCGGTGCCCGAAAAGCCCAAGCCAAAGTCGAATGCCGACTTTCGAAAG CTTCTGATGACGCCGAgggccgtcggcggcggcggcaggggtgggaaccgcggcgagttccAGAGACCCAAGCCAAAGTTCAAGCCCAAACCCCGCCCGAagcccgtcgaggacgagcccgagggCCCGACGTATCGCGACCGAGCCAAGGagaggcgcgaggaggccaaCCCGGACTACGTGGGCGATCAGGCGCTCTTCCCCGGGGCGGTCCCGGGGAAGGTTCCGGGTtacgcgccgcccggtgCACAGGACGAGCTCCGCCAGCTGTCCATCGAGGAGTCTAAGTACCTGGGAGGCGACATGGAGCACACGCACCTCGTCAAGGGATTGGATTTTGCGCTTCTTCGCAAGGTCCGCGCCGAGATGAAagagaaggagaaggacgacgcgcacgccgagaGGGAGAAACCGGAAGATAAGGTATCGGGGGAGGAGAAGATTCCCGGGGAGAAGAAATCGGAGCCGCCGaagcccgaggacgacgggcgaagattcgacgaggacggaaGGGAGCTCGTTTTCCACAGCGACATGGCGCGGAACCTGTACGACTGGGTCATCGAGTCGAGCAAGGTACCCGACCCGAAGGACGTCCATCCGGACTTTGCGTCGGGCAGACTGGCGTATAGGTTCAACCTGGACGACCCGGACAAACCCCCGGAGGCGTTTTTGAAGCCCGAGTCGGAGGCTGTGCGCCCGCCGTACGTGCCCCCACCCAAGGATCTCGGCCCGATTGTTCCAAACGAGAAGTTCGCGTCGGGCAGGCTGGCGTTTAggttcgacctcgacgatccGACCGACACGGTCACGACCGTGATGCGGCCGATGTCGGAGCCGCCCAGCCACAGGATGTTCGGACCCGACTACCAGTTCGTATCCGAAAAGGACAAGGAGTTGCTGCTAGACGTCGCAAAGATTTTTAAGAAGCACGTGGACGCCGGGACGTGGCCGATCCCAGACGAGAACTCGAAGGGCAAGGATAAGAAATCGAAGAAAAaagcggcgagggaggcggaagccgccgccgcggctgcccgtgcgagggagctcgcggaggaggaggaacgcgcccgGAAACTCGCGACTGAACcggactcggacgaggacATCTTCGGAGACGCCGGGAAGGATTACGAGCCGACGGTGACAAGTTTGGCTCAAGAAGGCGACAAGAATAAGGCGTCCATCTTCGGGGAGGACGAGCCCACGCACGACGGTTTCTCCGGGAGAAAGACGTACAAGAAAGAGGAGGCCAAGAAAGCGGACGGACCCGTGATCGAGGACGTCTACGGCCTCGCCGGTCCcctgcccgcgccgcctgcgccggaCTTTCGGTCCATCGACCCGTGGAAGGAATACTACGCCAgatacgtcgccgcggggacggtgacgcgggagggcgcggagcgATGGGAtcccaacgcggcgagcgagtaCCTTCAGACGATTCCCGACTTCGCGCTCGCAATCTCCGCGCACTCGGTCAAGCTTCAGGAGCgagaggaggcggcggaggcggcgagggagaaggaGAGGGGAATCCTAACCAAGGAGAAGGTCAAGCTCCGTCCAAGCGGCGACAAgccgatggacgccgcggcggcgaaagcTGAGctggagcgccgcgcggagatgtcgctcgccgcggacgacgggtACGGCGAGTGTTACGCCGGTGGTTTTGGGGATTACGGCGCCAACGCTtacgagagcgacgacgaggctgacGGGCGAAAGAAAaaagaggcggaggacgccgccgacggcggcgcggatacCAAGGGCCCTAAACCCGGGGGCAAAGCGGGCAGGGCGGGTCCCGGCGCGAAGGGGGGTAAACCGGATCTCAAGGCGCtggagagggagagggacCAGAAGATAAACTCCGAGCTCGGCAGCCTGCACAAGATGATGAAGGAGAAGTACGGCGACAAGGTTGACGTCGCCTTCGGAGAAgggaagggcggcggcgaggggggcggcggcggcaagcgcgccggtgaggaggaggacggcgaggggggcggcggggggcgtaAGAAGCGCATGAAGTTGTGA